The genomic stretch CAATCTTGATTTTTCTGCCTCAATTTTAATTTTATCTTTATGAGTAGAAATAGAAATCAGATGATCAAGCATTTCACCGACGGTACATGAAAAAGTTCCACCGATGTTATAGTATTCACCTGGAATGGGGTTCACTGTTGCTAAAAGATAATATGCACGGACAGCATCTCTTACATCACACCAAGTACGTAAAGAATTAAGATTACCTGTTTTAACTATTGGAGGAATTATTCCTAGTTCAATCATCGCTATCTGTTTTGCAAATGTGGATTCCGCGAAAATATCTCCACGTCGAGGCCCAGTATGTGTAAACATACGGGTAATAACTACCTTTTGTCCGTATGCTTCGGCATGAAACAGACCAACCATGTCAGTACCGATTTTAGAGATAGCATAAGGCGAAGCAGGATGAAAAGAACATTCTTCATTAATGGGTAGTTTTTCTTTTGGAACTCTTCCAAAAACTTCAGAAGATGAACATACATGAATAACAGGGTCTATATTTTTACATCTTCTGAATGCTTCGAGTAATCGTTCTGTTCCCAGAATATTTGTATCTAATGTTTGAAGCGGAGATGAAAAGCTTGTAGTCGGATAGCTTTGGGCGGCAAGATGGAAAACAAAATCAGGACGACTTTCATCAACAACATTTTGCAATGAAATCATATCGCACATATCGCCATTAATGAAATATAGTCGGTCTTTATTGTTCGCCCTATTCAATAAATGTTCAACATTATCCAATGGACTTCGCCACCGGCACATCCCATATATATCCCAATTCGTGTTCTCTAATAGGAAGTCAGCTAAATGGCTGCCGACCATGCCGGTGATACCTGTTATTAAAGCTCTCATATCACTTATTTTTCTCCTGCAAAAAAATAATCCGCTGCAGAATATGACTCAGGTGTACCAATATCTATAAATCGACCTTCACTCTGAAATCCATAAAAATTTTTACAAATCCAAGAAGGAAAAAAATTTTTTTCAAGTGAAATTGATACATTTTCCGGAATTTCTTTTATTAATTTTTTATTTATCATATATATTCCAGCATTAATCCATCCAGAGCCAGCATGATTATTTTTTTCTTCAAATTGTAGAATACGCCCTTTGTTATCTACTTTAACCTGACCAAAACGCTGAACATCCTTTACTTTTACTAAAAGCATAGATGCATCTGCCTTTAGCTCCTCATGCCTTGTAATGAAATTTCTTAAATTTGTATAGCAAAT from Desulfobacterales bacterium encodes the following:
- a CDS encoding GDP-mannose 4,6-dehydratase encodes the protein MRALITGITGMVGSHLADFLLENTNWDIYGMCRWRSPLDNVEHLLNRANNKDRLYFINGDMCDMISLQNVVDESRPDFVFHLAAQSYPTTSFSSPLQTLDTNILGTERLLEAFRRCKNIDPVIHVCSSSEVFGRVPKEKLPINEECSFHPASPYAISKIGTDMVGLFHAEAYGQKVVITRMFTHTGPRRGDIFAESTFAKQIAMIELGIIPPIVKTGNLNSLRTWCDVRDAVRAYYLLATVNPIPGEYYNIGGTFSCTVGEMLDHLISISTHKDKIKIEAEKSRLRPLDADLQVPDTKKFKKHTGWEPEIPFEKTMQDLLDYWRKRVKSDKMFLIR
- a CDS encoding nucleotidyltransferase family protein; protein product: MMNFSNITVVILAGGLGTRLRSIVPDTPKVLAKIRGKYFLTFILDYLVKEGFEYAVLCVGYLGDQIHTAFGNLYKSLRLVYSKESYPLGTAGAIRLAMPFFKSDNVLVMNGDSICYTNLRNFITRHEELKADASMLLVKVKDVQRFGQVKVDNKGRILQFEEKNNHAGSGWINAGIYMINKKLIKEIPENVSISLEKNFFPSWICKNFYGFQSEGRFIDIGTPESYSAADYFFAGEK